AACCGAAAATGCGATAAGCTTTATTGTTCCTGATGTATCCGTCTTAAGAATGTAATTGATCTTAAAGGGAATGAAATACATTTCAATGCTAAATGGATCTTTTAGTGAATCAATGGGAGTTAGCCCCCTGATCGTACTAACACTATCACCGAGATGATAGTTATTCAGTATTTTGATACCTAAGGGCATTGATGATTGCTGAGCTTTTACCGACACTGCAAAAAGCAGGAACGGTAATATAAAAAGTACCCCAGGTGCATATCCATTCCAGTATAAGCGTCTAATATCGCAGATAAACTCGATCATGGACTTAATCCGGTTTAATACCTGTGATAGAAATTACAAATTTCCGAGGATATTGATATAAGACGATGTTTTAAAAAGTGTCATCGTCTATTAACAATAGACTTACCTCCCTGAAGATAAACATCCAATAACGCTGAGTCGCTCCATTTAGTTTTTTAGTCTATTTACGCTAAACACTCAAAACCTCCTTCCCCTTCTCCAAAATCAACAACATATCACTCACCGGGTTCATCGCAGCCAGCAGCCGATCAAAGAAAGCCGGCCCCTCCTGCGCATACCACGGCAGAAAATTCTCTTTCCGCTCCTGCAGCGAACCAGCAGGGAATAATTTACTACGTATCTGACGAATCTGGTCCGTTTGCCAGGTGAATTTCTTCTTTTCTGCACGCAGAAATTTATGCTCCAGCTTACCAATAGATTTCAGCGCTTTTTTTCGCTCAGACGCCGTAGTGGCTACCAGCGTTACATCTATGCTGCGGGCCTTTTCTTCCAATGCATCGAAGAGATGATCGATGGCGGCGTATTCATCTTTTAGCACCAGCGCTGCATTCGTATGCTGCTTCACATAGTCGTTCACGATATCTTCCGCTGGCTGGAACAAAGTAACAACCGGAACCCCCAACTTACGTAAACGGGTACACGACATTTCGTCTGTCAGCAACAAGGAGTTTCTAAGCAACAATATTGGATATGGTACTTTGTAGTGGGCAAACAGCTGTTTCAGCTCCAGCCAGTAAGCGATTTCACCGCCCCCGCCGATGAAGGCGATATTCGGCAGAATCGTTTCCTGGAACATGCCCCTCAGGATAACGTTCGGGCTGAAGCGCTCAGGGTGAGCTTCCAGCTCTGCCATCAACTCAGCGGCGTTGGAGCTCAATGAGGTGTGTAATACTTTCCACTGGTCTCCTTCCCGGACGATCCGCTCCCGGGATCCATCCTGCAAATAAAAAAGATTAATCTCCCGGGGGTTGGCCTGTACTTTATAATGTTGGGAAAGTTTTTCCAGGGTATTATTTACAATGCCAAAAGATGCCTGATTAAACAATTCATCCTTTATAACAGGAACGTATAAACGTTTCAGCGCGGAGTTATCCGGAACCAGGGTCACAAGGCCGAAACGCCCGAACAGCTGGTGTACGAGGTAAAGGGTTGCATCCTGTATGTTGGGGTGCTCCAGATAGGCTTTGCTCAGCAGTTCTATCAACTCAGCGCCATGCACAGCATATCCCAGCATCCGTTTTATTTCTTCAATCAGCAGCTCCAGACCCTCCGGGTTCATACGGCCCACGGCTCCCTGCTGATTGGTTTTCCAGGTAAGCGTTTGCCCTTCCAGGTAGATGCTGCCCAGTTCATCAAGGTCCGCATCTTCGCTGCCCATATAATACACCGGTACAAAATCGAATTGCGGGTATTGCTGTTTGAGGGAAGTGCTCAGCTTAATGGTTTGCAGAATTTTATAAACGAAATAAAGATAACCGGTGAAAATATTAGGCTGATGGGCCGTACATACCGTAAAGGTGCCTGGCTTCAGCAATGCGGTAATATTATCCTGAACTGCCTTCTCTGGAGGCAACGGTTGGTATTGTTGTTCTAATGCGGCTACCAGCGCGGCCCTGGGTGTATCGAACTGCTGCCGGGCGTTGATGGCTGCAGCAAAATCAGGATGTACAGGGGAATAAGTGTAAAATGATTTGATTTGCGGATGTTCAGCTAAAAAATCTGTGACCAGCTGGTTGAAATAACCAGTTTTCCCATAAGGAATATACTCCAGCATATTATGTTCCGAATTACAAATGATCAATGTTTAAACGATGCAGTGCCAATACATCGAAATTTTTGAATGTACGAAGTTAGGTAAATACTTAATTGGTTGAACAGAATATTGGTTGATTGGTAGATATAATGTAGATTTATCGCCTATTGAAAAACCGCACCTCTGAAAAGTTGTTGTTTTGTATGACCCAACGTGATGGCCAAAATGCCTGGTAACCCTATGTCATCATGCTTCTTTACAGCAGCCGGAGTGTGTATAATATCTATCTCTAAATACGTCACTAATGGCATATATTAGAATTAAGAATAAACCATTACAGCCACACCCCTCTGTTGATCCTAAGCCCGTGGCTAAACACTTTGATATTGTTCTTGGGCTCGATTTTCACATGCTGAAAGTACCCTGGCCATTCACGCCCTGCCCCATCACTCCCTTTGCTGCGCTGATCTTTGATCCCATGGATTATATCCATATCACCCTGCCTGCTATTCCGGTGTACGATCCGGAAAAAGGGTTTCAGATTGCCCGGAATGTGCCCATGGGCGGAACCGTATACTTCAACGGCATGCACAAAGGCGTTGCTCAGGGCGCCCTCTGGGGGATGCCCTCCGTGCCTCCTTTCATGGGGAAATTCAAAGGGCTGGGTAAGATCGTCAGCAAACTCAACCTGCTGCATTCCGTGATACCACATCCTTTGTTCCTGTTGCCAAAATTCTTTCACCCGCATGAAGGCCAGCTGTCGCATGGCAGCAAAACGGTGATCAGTCAGGGTATGTACCAGAGCACCTGGTTATGCCGCGCTTATTCCTGCCAGGATATAGGAAAGATACTGATGAATAATCCTACCGGCGGCTTCTATCTTAATTTCCTGACAGCCGTGATGGTAGTACTCCCCATCGGCAAACCGGTGCTGATCGGAGGTGTCAAAGAAGAGCAGCAGTTAAAACTCTCTGATCTGCTCAATGCCCTGTTTTTTATGGGGCTGATGCACGGATTGAAGTTTGCGCTGAAAATGCTGGGTAAGTTACTCACCAAAGTATTAGCAAAAATAGAAGCCCGTTCCCCTAAGTTCAGCAAGTTCAGGGCAGCTGTTCAGCCATCTATCTGTAAGTTTTTGGGAGAACCGGTAGACGCCGCCAGTGGCCATATGGCCAGTTACCTGGAGGGATTCAGCCTCCCTGGTCCGATTCCTTTTACCTGGGAAGCTAATTATTACAGCGATAGCCATTACGACGGCCCGCTGGGAAAGAATATCTATCATAGTTACGATATCTCGCTGCTGGTAAGCGATGAAGATGGCGTGGTAGTGATGAACGATACGGCCGGCAGACCGGTGGTGTTTCCACTGCTGGAGCCGGGAGCCAGCTTTTACAACCCGAAGGAAAAATATGAACTGCATCGCACCACAGCAGGCGAGTATTATGTAAGCGACAGAGGCGGCCTGCAATATCATTTTGATCGCCCGCGGTACGCCGATCAGGGGCATGGTAAACTGCGCAGTATTACCGACCGCAATGGGTTTGCTATCCGTTTTTATTACAGCGATGGCGGACTGCTGGAAAAGATCAACGACAGCGCTCACCGCGATATTTATATCCGGTATAATGAAGACCGCCTGATTACCGCCGTACAGGCGCCGCATCCGGAATTGGGCGACCGGGGCATACTGGTGGAAATGGTGCGTTATACCTACCATGCCGGCGGTACGCTCAAAGAAATGTATAATGCCGAAGGGCATCACAATAGCTTTGAGTGGGAGAACCGGTATATCATTGCCCGTCGTTTTAACAACGGCACTACGTTTACCTTCCATTACGACCGGCAGGGCCGTTGTACAGCGGCTTTAGGGCCGGATGGTTTATTCAGTTACACTTTTGATTATTTAGAAGGCTTTACGGTAGCTACCAATAGCCTGGGGCATAAAAAGACATACTATCATACTGATGGCATCGTCACCAAAATAGTGAACGGCTACGGCGCCGCGCAGCTATTTAGCTATGATGAAGCAGATAACCTGGTAGCTGAAACCAATGAATTGGGGACGGCTACCACGTATGAATACGACGAGAGAAGCAACCTGACCAGTCTGCAATTACCCGGGCAGGGAGCAACCGGTATCACTTATAACCAGCAGCAACAGCCGGTTGCCGTTACTCAGCCTAATGGTGGAGTGTGGCAGTATATCTATGATGAGACAGGCAACCTGGTACAGCGTACTAATCCTTTAGGAGCAGCCACAAAGTTTGAGTATACGGAAGGCCGGCTCAGCAGGATCATCAACCCGCTCGGAGCGGTGACCCGCCTGCAACACAACGCGCAGCACCTGCTCAGTGAGGTCATTTTGCCCAATGGCAGCAGCATCAAATATAACTACGACCTGCAAGGGCGGATGACAACCATTACAGACCCCGCCGGCGCTGTTTTACGGCGGCAGTATAATCTGCTGGGCAACCCCGTTCAGATAAAAGACAGTACCGGTAATACCGTGAAGCTGCAATACGACAGCATGGGCAATGCCATTGCCGTGAGCGACCGGCATCAGTCGGTCGCCCTGCGTTATAACTTCTTCGGCGATGTGGTGGAGCGGAAACAGGGCAATACAGGTATTCAATTCGTTTATGATAAAGAAGGACAGCTGCGTCATATCATCAATGAACACCGGGAAACTTACAGTTTCGAACTGGATGAGGAAGGTAATGTAATTACCGAAAAAGGATTTGACGGACTAACGCGGCAGTATACACGCAATGCAGGTGGGCAGGTGATGCGTACCACCCTGCCCGATGGCAGCCAGCAGGCATATGAATACACTGCCGCCGGACAGGTAGCTACCATATACTATGAGAAAGACGGCAGCTCCGAAACCTTTGGTTATAACGCCATGGGGCAGCTCATCAGCGCACAGAACAGTCATGCCTCTGTGCAATTGCAGCGGGATCTGCTGGGGTTGATTACACAGGAAAAAAGTAATGAACATATACTAAGCAGCGAATACAATCAGCTGGGGCAACGCACCGCGCTTAAAAGCAGTCTGGGTGCCGACCTTAGCATGCAGTACAACAACGCCATGAGCTGGCTGGAGCAGATGAGCGCTAACGGCTGGAGCGCACAATTAAAGTACAACAACCTCGGTCAGGTAACGGAGCGCAGCATGACAGGCCGCGTGACCCAGCAGAATCAGTACGATATTTCCGGCCGGCAGGTAGAGCAATTCACTACTAAAGGCAACAAGCGGCTGCAGCGGCGCTACACCTGGGATGGCGACCGGCTCTCGGGTATCCACGATAGTACTACCGGTACTAAGCAATTCAGGCATGATACTTATGGTAACCTGGCGGAAGTGATCTATGGCGACGGCAGCGTGGAATATCGTATGCCCGATGCCGTGGGGAACCTGTTTGAAACTCCGCAGCAAAAAGACCGGACTTATGATAAAGGCGGAAGACTGCTGAGAAGCAGGAAAGCCAGTTATAAATACGATCAGCTGGGTAACCTCATACGTAAGGAAGAAAGTGGTGGCCGGGTGTGGCAATATGAATGGAACCCTGCCGGGATGCTGGAAGGCGTGCTACGACCGGACGGCGAAAGGGTGAGTTTTAAATACGATGCCCTGGGGAGGCGGATAGAGAAACGGTATAAGCATACGATCACCCGCTGGGTGTGGGATGGGAATAAGCCGTTGCATGAATGGAAGGAGTTTGATGCAAAGGAAAGTAGTGCGGATGACCTAATCACATGGGTGTTCAATGAGAATAATTTCTCGCCAACTGCTAAAATAAAAGGTGATAAGAAATATAGTATTATTGCCGATCATTTAGGTACGCCTATACAGGGATATGATGAGACGGGAGATTTAATCTGGCAGCGGGAAATAGACAGCTACGGGAATGCGAGGATGTTGCATGGAGATGCGGGATTTTGTGGGTATCTTTATCAGGGGCAGGTGGTGGATGTAGAAACGGGGTTGGCGTATAACCGATTCCGTTATTACTCGTCGGAAGAAGGGATGTATGTTAGTCAGGATCCAATCGGGTTGAAGGGTGAAAATCCTACATTATATGGATACGTAAAAGACCCGAATAGTTGGATAGATGTGTTTGGGCTGGAGGCAGCATGTGGCAAGTCTAAGAGTTTCAAAAAGAAACAAGCAATAACTGAGCGATGGGTTGGCATTTTAACCGGGAAAAAACCAGGCGATGTTGAGGCCCTATTAGATAAAAAGGGATGGGCAAAATCATATCCACAAGCGGGGGATCCCAATAAAATACAACACACCGTGTTTACAAGAACGACAAAAGCTGGTGACACTTATATTTTAGATTACCATCCCGGTGGGAGTTCTACGCAACCTAATATTCACGGAAATGATTATTGGAAAGTATATAAAGTTGTAGACGGAGAAAAAGTTGTTTATGGTCGGATTGGCCATGAAGGTTTCTCTAATTATGATTTGATAACCGACTCTCCAGTTTATGTTAATGGAGGAATAGTCAATTAAAAAAAAGCGAATGAATATAAATGCAGAAATAATCTCAGGAAAATCAATTGGCGATATTGAAATAGGAAGATCTATTGATCTTTATTTACCGTCCATTTATCAGGAAAACAGAAAGGTTGAATTAAACGTATATGATAATCCAGGTACAAAACTACATAGTTATAAAATCGACGGCGGTTTGATTACGATTAATGCAGATCAAGATGGAATTATATTAAATCTATCGTGTAGAAGTCCGTACAAAGGAAAATATAAAGGGGTATTATATCCATCAATGTCAATTGCTCAAATTATTGCAGCAACTCAAAAACAATTACTAATACATGGTTATTTGGTTGTTGATAATGATTTTGGCTTTTGCTTTAATTTACCTTATCCTTATGACGACGATTATGATTTTATTTCTCAGCTGCCAAATAATTTAGTTTTGGAAGAGGTATGTGTAAAAAACAAAGAATGGTGGAGATAAGTATCATTATAAACCTGAGTCCCATCTGGAGAGTGGAAGAAAATAAAAACAGAGAATCTATATGATGAGGTTTTAAACCAAGACAACTAAGATCTTTTTTAAGAGATATGCTGTTAAAATGACTGCAATCGGTGATAAAACAAAAATTAGTTCAAGTACTACTGTTAGAGGAAATGGAATATTAGCTAAATCACTGATGGTATTTATGAGCGGTTCTCTTAAAAAGCAAGAGGAAACGAATTTGATTAAGCTGAAAAATACAATCGAAGCAAACACAAAGAAATATTTTTCTGAACCGACAACAACAAAGTAAGCGGACGATTATTCAACGTCAGAATTTATTTATTTGTCTCGAAAAACAAAAGATTGATATGGAACGCTCTTCACAAGCAGAAAACATCCTGACTCAAATCAATGCTGAAACTAAGCTGGGAGACCTACGAAAAATTGCGGGTGAGATTAAAAAAGACCACGAATTGGCTTTGGAACTTTGGTCAACAGGTCAATTTTTACCCAGACAGTTGGCAATTTTGATTATGGACAAAAAGCAACTTTCGCAAAAGGTCATTGACAATTTAGATAGCGACATTAGGCGACATAATGAAGATGAAAAACTTCAATTAATTGACTGGTTAATGGCAAACCAACTTTCCAAAGACAAAAAGACAATTTCATTAATGGAAACTTGGGAAAACAGCCAGTCTTCACTACAAAGAAGAGTTTTTTGGTATTATCAAGCTCGTTTACGTTGGGTTGGGCAAACACCGCCGCCAAACAGTGAAGAATTACTTTCTAAAATTGAAACACGTATTGAAAAGGAAGTGCCGGAAGTACAATGGGCAATGAATTTTACTGCGGCTCAAATTGGAATTTTTGAAGAAAAATATCGTTCAAGATGCGTTGCACTTGGAGAACGTACAGGGCTGTATAAAGATGAAATGGTTGCTAAAAATTGCACACCT
The genomic region above belongs to Chitinophaga sp. 180180018-3 and contains:
- the bshC gene encoding bacillithiol biosynthesis cysteine-adding enzyme BshC; protein product: MLEYIPYGKTGYFNQLVTDFLAEHPQIKSFYTYSPVHPDFAAAINARQQFDTPRAALVAALEQQYQPLPPEKAVQDNITALLKPGTFTVCTAHQPNIFTGYLYFVYKILQTIKLSTSLKQQYPQFDFVPVYYMGSEDADLDELGSIYLEGQTLTWKTNQQGAVGRMNPEGLELLIEEIKRMLGYAVHGAELIELLSKAYLEHPNIQDATLYLVHQLFGRFGLVTLVPDNSALKRLYVPVIKDELFNQASFGIVNNTLEKLSQHYKVQANPREINLFYLQDGSRERIVREGDQWKVLHTSLSSNAAELMAELEAHPERFSPNVILRGMFQETILPNIAFIGGGGEIAYWLELKQLFAHYKVPYPILLLRNSLLLTDEMSCTRLRKLGVPVVTLFQPAEDIVNDYVKQHTNAALVLKDEYAAIDHLFDALEEKARSIDVTLVATTASERKKALKSIGKLEHKFLRAEKKKFTWQTDQIRQIRSKLFPAGSLQERKENFLPWYAQEGPAFFDRLLAAMNPVSDMLLILEKGKEVLSV
- a CDS encoding DUF6531 domain-containing protein, which gives rise to MAYIRIKNKPLQPHPSVDPKPVAKHFDIVLGLDFHMLKVPWPFTPCPITPFAALIFDPMDYIHITLPAIPVYDPEKGFQIARNVPMGGTVYFNGMHKGVAQGALWGMPSVPPFMGKFKGLGKIVSKLNLLHSVIPHPLFLLPKFFHPHEGQLSHGSKTVISQGMYQSTWLCRAYSCQDIGKILMNNPTGGFYLNFLTAVMVVLPIGKPVLIGGVKEEQQLKLSDLLNALFFMGLMHGLKFALKMLGKLLTKVLAKIEARSPKFSKFRAAVQPSICKFLGEPVDAASGHMASYLEGFSLPGPIPFTWEANYYSDSHYDGPLGKNIYHSYDISLLVSDEDGVVVMNDTAGRPVVFPLLEPGASFYNPKEKYELHRTTAGEYYVSDRGGLQYHFDRPRYADQGHGKLRSITDRNGFAIRFYYSDGGLLEKINDSAHRDIYIRYNEDRLITAVQAPHPELGDRGILVEMVRYTYHAGGTLKEMYNAEGHHNSFEWENRYIIARRFNNGTTFTFHYDRQGRCTAALGPDGLFSYTFDYLEGFTVATNSLGHKKTYYHTDGIVTKIVNGYGAAQLFSYDEADNLVAETNELGTATTYEYDERSNLTSLQLPGQGATGITYNQQQQPVAVTQPNGGVWQYIYDETGNLVQRTNPLGAATKFEYTEGRLSRIINPLGAVTRLQHNAQHLLSEVILPNGSSIKYNYDLQGRMTTITDPAGAVLRRQYNLLGNPVQIKDSTGNTVKLQYDSMGNAIAVSDRHQSVALRYNFFGDVVERKQGNTGIQFVYDKEGQLRHIINEHRETYSFELDEEGNVITEKGFDGLTRQYTRNAGGQVMRTTLPDGSQQAYEYTAAGQVATIYYEKDGSSETFGYNAMGQLISAQNSHASVQLQRDLLGLITQEKSNEHILSSEYNQLGQRTALKSSLGADLSMQYNNAMSWLEQMSANGWSAQLKYNNLGQVTERSMTGRVTQQNQYDISGRQVEQFTTKGNKRLQRRYTWDGDRLSGIHDSTTGTKQFRHDTYGNLAEVIYGDGSVEYRMPDAVGNLFETPQQKDRTYDKGGRLLRSRKASYKYDQLGNLIRKEESGGRVWQYEWNPAGMLEGVLRPDGERVSFKYDALGRRIEKRYKHTITRWVWDGNKPLHEWKEFDAKESSADDLITWVFNENNFSPTAKIKGDKKYSIIADHLGTPIQGYDETGDLIWQREIDSYGNARMLHGDAGFCGYLYQGQVVDVETGLAYNRFRYYSSEEGMYVSQDPIGLKGENPTLYGYVKDPNSWIDVFGLEAACGKSKSFKKKQAITERWVGILTGKKPGDVEALLDKKGWAKSYPQAGDPNKIQHTVFTRTTKAGDTYILDYHPGGSSTQPNIHGNDYWKVYKVVDGEKVVYGRIGHEGFSNYDLITDSPVYVNGGIVN
- a CDS encoding DNA alkylation repair protein — translated: MERSSQAENILTQINAETKLGDLRKIAGEIKKDHELALELWSTGQFLPRQLAILIMDKKQLSQKVIDNLDSDIRRHNEDEKLQLIDWLMANQLSKDKKTISLMETWENSQSSLQRRVFWYYQARLRWVGQTPPPNSEELLSKIETRIEKEVPEVQWAMNFTAAQIGIFEEKYRSRCVALGERTGLYKDEMVAKNCTPNYLPKLIAIQVDKLKNKKTNA